Proteins found in one Lates calcarifer isolate ASB-BC8 linkage group LG8, TLL_Latcal_v3, whole genome shotgun sequence genomic segment:
- the ccdc85b gene encoding coiled-coil domain-containing protein 85B, producing the protein MGSEGEIINRELSKMSDEDLLACSKEELVSRLRKEESEKISALIQRGRLIKEVNKQLQGHLLEIRELKVINQRLQEENVELRDLCCFLDDDRLKVKKLAREWQLFGHHAAKVMREDLGGYLKKLADLERMQDGLVKENLDLKELCLVLEEECVSRSDSSPGGSTELNLPCMVARDLGDGSSSTGSVGSPDQLHLVCSPDD; encoded by the coding sequence ATGGGCAGCGAAGGTGAGATAATAAATAGAGAACTGTCAAAGATGTCTGACGAGGATTTGCTGGCGTGCTCCAAAGAGGAGCTGGTGAGCCGGCTGCGTAAAGAGGAGTCAGAGAAAATCTCAGCCCTGATCCAGAGAGGACGCCTGATAAAAgaggtaaataaacagctgcaggGACACCTCCTCGAAATCAGGGAACTGAAAGTCATCAATCAGCGCTTGCAGGAGGAGAACGTGGAGCTGCGGGACCTGTGCTGCTTCCTGGACGACGACCGGCTCAAAGTGAAGAAGCTGGCCAGGGAATGGCAGCTGTTCGGGCACCACGCGGCCAAAGTGATGCGGGAGGACCTGGGCGGGTACTTGAAAAAGCTCGCGGACCTGGAGCGCATGCAGGACGGGCTGGTGAAAGAGAATTTGGACCTGAAGGAGCTGTGTCTGGTCCTGGAGGAAGAGTGCGTCAGCAGGAGCGACTCCAGCCCTGGCGGGTCCACCGAGCTCAACCTGCCCTGCATGGTGGCCCGGGACCTGGGGGACGGGAGCTCGAGCACAGGCAGCGTGGGGAGCCCGGACCAGCTTCACCTGGTGTGCTCACCTGACGACTGA